A window from Coffea arabica cultivar ET-39 unplaced genomic scaffold, Coffea Arabica ET-39 HiFi ptg000066l, whole genome shotgun sequence encodes these proteins:
- the LOC113722911 gene encoding probable adenylate kinase 7, mitochondrial, with the protein MAVLSRLRVAAPPIRAALLTRNRAYGSAAAVQLDYYDYYDHHELQQPHRKATAAQEESDGWVSDRGVQWVIMGDPMAKRHVYAQRLSQLLDVPHISMGTLVRQELHPHSSIYQQIASALNQGKLVPEHVIFGLLSKRLEEGYCRGESGFILDGLPRTRVQAEILDQIVDVDLVVNLKSTEDCLVNSHLSNGIYSPSREFFRMGRSRFNLSLQSQAQDGRLKPSCFSTDTLWKDKLRIYAEQSKPVEDYYRKQKKLLECQVSGASRETWQGILAALHLQHVNAISSSKKLTA; encoded by the exons ATGGCAGTTCTAAGCCGCCTGAGAGTAGCCGCGCCACCAATCCGCGCTGCCCTGCTCACTAGGAACCGAGCCTACGGATCCGCAGCTGCGGTTCAGCTGGACTATTACGACTATTACGATCACCATGAATTACAGCAACCTCACCGCAAAGCGACGGCAGCGCAGGAAGAATCGGACGGTTGGGTGTCTGACAGAGGTGTCCAGTGGGTGATCATGGGTGACCCAATGGCAAAGAGACACGTGTACGCCCAGAGGCTTTCCCAGCTTCTAGACGTCCCCCACATTTCCATGGGAACTCTCGTCCGTCAAGAACTCCACCCTCACTCTTCCATCTACCAGCAG ATAGCTAGTGCTTTAAACCAAGGAAAGCTTGTTCCCGAGCATGTAATCTTTGGTCTTCTGTCAAAGAGGCTTGAAGAAGGCTACTGCAGGGGTGAAAGTGGATTCATTTTGGATGGACTACCTCGAACAAGGGTTCAAGCT GAAATCCTGGACCAAATTGTTGATGTAGATTTGGTCGTGAATCTTAAGAGCACTGAGGATTGCTTAGTGAACAGTCATCTCTCCAATGGAATTTACTCTCCTTCTCGAGAATTTTTTCGGATGGGCAGATCCAGATTTAATCTGAGTCTACAGTCACAGGCACAGGATGGTCGCTTAAAGCCTTCCTGTTTCAGTACAGATACTCTCTGGAAAGACAAACTCCGCATATACGCTGAACAG AGCAAGCCAGTGGAAGATTACTACAGGAAACAGAAGAAGCTTCTCGAGTGTCAAGTGTCAGGGGCATCTCGAGAAACTTGGCAAGGCATTTTGGCTGCATTGCATCTTCAGCATGTGAACGCTATCAGTTCTTCAAAGAAGCTGACTGCATGA